A part of Lacibacter sp. H407 genomic DNA contains:
- a CDS encoding MFS transporter encodes MSNSKSYPWIVVGLLWVVALLNYMDRQMLSTMKPSMMLDIAELQTAANFGRLMAIFLWIYGIMSPVAGIIADRINRKWLIVVSLFVWSAVTLAMGYAQNFTQLYWLRAVMGVSEALYIPAGLSLIADYHGEKTRSLAIGIHMTGLYMGQALGGFGATIASAFSWKAAFHTFGLIGICYAAVLMLFLREKKVKTVETTQTEKPSITKGLALLFSNISFWIILLYFAVPSLPGWGVKNWLPTLFADSLQIDMSKAGPLSTITIAASSFIGVIFGGILSDRWVQKNIRGRIYTSAIGLGLTIPSLLLVGFGDSLFSVIGAAFCFGFGFGMFDANNMPILCQFVSSKYRATAYGLMNMVGVFAGAFITDWLGKSTDAGNLGRDFAMLAGIVLVALIVQLLFLKPKATTVTEE; translated from the coding sequence ATGAGTAATTCGAAATCATATCCCTGGATCGTTGTTGGTTTGCTTTGGGTAGTGGCATTGCTCAATTATATGGACAGGCAAATGCTCAGCACCATGAAGCCATCGATGATGCTTGATATAGCTGAGCTGCAAACAGCCGCCAACTTTGGACGACTCATGGCCATCTTTTTATGGATCTATGGCATCATGAGTCCGGTTGCAGGTATCATCGCTGATCGCATCAATCGTAAATGGTTGATTGTAGTAAGTCTGTTTGTTTGGAGTGCGGTAACCTTAGCAATGGGCTATGCACAAAACTTTACACAACTTTATTGGCTTCGAGCAGTCATGGGCGTTAGTGAAGCCTTGTACATACCTGCAGGTTTATCACTCATTGCCGATTATCACGGAGAAAAAACAAGATCACTCGCCATCGGTATTCACATGACGGGTTTATATATGGGACAGGCATTAGGTGGTTTCGGTGCAACCATTGCATCGGCTTTCTCATGGAAAGCAGCGTTTCATACATTTGGTTTGATCGGTATTTGTTATGCAGCGGTGTTAATGCTTTTTCTCCGGGAGAAAAAAGTGAAAACAGTTGAAACAACGCAAACAGAAAAACCATCCATTACAAAAGGACTTGCATTACTCTTCAGCAATATTTCTTTCTGGATCATCCTATTGTATTTCGCAGTGCCAAGTTTACCTGGCTGGGGAGTAAAGAATTGGTTACCCACTTTGTTTGCCGATAGTCTGCAGATCGATATGTCGAAAGCGGGTCCTTTATCAACCATCACCATTGCAGCATCGTCTTTTATTGGTGTCATCTTCGGTGGTATTTTATCCGATCGTTGGGTGCAAAAAAATATTCGTGGAAGAATTTATACCAGTGCCATTGGCTTGGGTTTAACCATTCCTTCTTTATTGTTGGTTGGTTTTGGTGATTCACTCTTCAGTGTTATCGGTGCAGCATTCTGTTTTGGTTTTGGCTTTGGCATGTTCGATGCGAACAACATGCCGATCCTTTGCCAGTTTGTTTCCTCAAAGTATCGGGCAACAGCATATGGTTTAATGAATATGGTTGGTGTGTTTGCCGGTGCATTTATTACTGATTGGTTAGGTAAATCAACCGATGCAGGAAACCTGGGAAGAGATTTTGCAATGCTGGCCGGTATTGTATTGGTAGCATTAATTGTGCAGTTGTTGTTTTTAAAACCAAAAGCGACAACTGTAACAGAAGAATAA